One window from the genome of Sesamum indicum cultivar Zhongzhi No. 13 linkage group LG15, S_indicum_v1.0, whole genome shotgun sequence encodes:
- the LOC105177408 gene encoding protoporphyrinogen oxidase, mitochondrial isoform X1, with the protein MTNISELWSKSRMRLYDGQHSLNRCTLISSPEPNTRVCVLAMASSAKEDKRGFPGKCVAVIGAGVRYVSDQIVEFRQFLRYVRKVMCSMNWRSCCVFEAEGRAGGKLRSISHDGLIWDEGANTMTESEAAVRFLLDNLGLRDKQQFPLSQQKRYIAKNGVPVLLPSNPIALIRSNFLSAGSKLQIFLEPFLWKNSDSLKGPDTEESVGAFFQRHFGKEVVDYLIDPFVAGTSGGDPESLSMRHVFPELWSLEKRFGSIISGAIQSKLSAKKGTTGESSAKKKQNHGSFSFLGGMQSLTNALCNELGKDELKLQSKVLELSCSCSENSPFDNWSVSYELDNKKLSCEKSFDALIVTAPLSDVKQMRITRRGSPFLLDFVPEVSYLPMSVIITTFKKESVKRPLEGFGVLIPSKEQKNGLKTLGTLFSSMMFPDRAPNDVYLYTTFVGGSRNPELAKASRDELKQIVTSDLRQLLGAEGQPAFLNHFYWSKAFPLYGRNYDSVISAIDKIEKDLPGFFYAGNHKGGLSVGKAISTGCQAADLVISYLDSCSDSKGNT; encoded by the exons ATGACGAACATTTCGGAACTCTGGTCTAAGTCGCGGATGCGACTCTACGACGGACAACACTCTTTAAATCGATGTACTCTAATATCCTCTCCAGAACCCAATACTCGCGTTTGTGTACTGGCCATGGCTTCCTCTGCTAAAGAAGATAAGCGAG GTTTTCCTGGTAAATGTGTTGCTGTGATTGGAGCTGGTGTTAGGTACGTCAGTGATCAGATTGTTGAATTTCGCCAATTTCTACGTTATGTGCGAAAAGTTATGTGCTCGATGAACTGGCGGAGTTGTTGTG TATTTGAGGCGGAAGGGAGAGCCGGAGGAAAATTAAGAAGTATTTCACATGATGGTTTAATATGGGATGAAGGCGCAAACACTATG ACAGAAAGTGAGGCAGCGGTTCGGTTTTTGCTTGATAATCTTGGACTCAGGGATAAGCAGCAATTT CCACTGTCGCAACAGAAGCGTTATATAGCCAAAAATGGGGTGCCTGTACTG TTACCATCAAATCCCATTGCACTTATCAGAAGCAATTTTCTTTCTGCAGGGTCAAAG CTTCAAATATTTCTGGAGCCATTCTTGTGGAAGAATAGTGATAGCTTGAAGGGGCCTGACACAGAAGAAAG TGTTGGTGCTTTCTTCCAGCGTCATTTTGGAAAAGAG GTTGTTGACTATCTTATTGATCCTTTTGTTGCTGGAACTAGCGGGGGAGATCCTGAATCTCTTTCT ATGCGCCATGTGTTTCCAGAGTTATGGAGCCTTGAGAAAAG ATTTGGCTCAATCATATCTGGTGCTATTCAGTCTAAATTATCTGCAAAAAAGGGAACCACTGGGGAATCTTCGGCAAAGAAGAAACAGAACCATGGCTCCTTTTCATTTCTGGGTGGGATGCAG TCGCTCACCAATGCACTGTGCAATGAACTTGGCAAAGATGAACTTAAGCTTCAATCTAAAGTGCTGGAATTGTCTTGTAGTTGCAGTGAGAACTCCCCATTCGATAACTGGTCAGTTTCTTATGAATTGGATAACAAAAAGCTTTCCTGCGAGAAGTCATTTGATGCATTAATAGTCACG GCCCCGCTTTCTGATGTTAAACAAATGAGGATTACCAGAAGAGGAAGCCCTTTTCTGTTAGACTTTGTTCCTGAG GTTAGTTATTTACCAATGTCTGTTATCATTACCACATTTAAGAAGGAGAGTGTCAAGCGACCACTTGAAGGTTTTGGAGTTCTCATTCCTTCTAAAGAGCAGAAAAATGGTTTGAAGACATTgg GTACCCTCTTCTCTTCGATGATGTTTCCAGATCGTGCACCCAATGATGTTTATCTCTACACAACATTTGTCGGGGGAAGTAGAAACCCAGAACTTGCCAAAGCTTCAAG GGATGAATTGAAGCAAATAGTGACTTCTGATTTGAGACAGTTATTAGGTGCAGAAGGACAACCTGCCTTTCTGAA CCACTTTTATTGGAGTAAAGCATTTCCACTGTATGGGCGTAACTATGATTCGGTCATTAGTGCTATTGACAAGATAGAAAAAGACCTTCCAGGGTTTTTTTATGCTG GTAACCACAAGGGAGGATTATCTGTTGGTAAAGCAATATCAACCGGGTGCCAAGCAGCTGATCTTGTGATCTCCTATCTGGACTCTTGTTCCGACAGTAAAGGGAACACCTAA
- the LOC105177408 gene encoding protoporphyrinogen oxidase, mitochondrial isoform X3, whose translation MTNISELWSKSRMRLYDGQHSLNRCTLISSPEPNTRVCVLAMASSAKEDKRGFPGKCVAVIGAGVRYVSDQIVEFRQFLRYVRKVMCSMNWRSCCVFEAEGRAGGKLRSISHDGLIWDEGANTMTESEAAVRFLLDNLGLRDKQQFPLSQQKRYIAKNGVPVLLPSNPIALIRSNFLSAGSKLQIFLEPFLWKNSDSLKGPDTEESVGAFFQRHFGKEVVDYLIDPFVAGTSGGDPESLSMRHVFPELWSLEKRFGSIISGAIQSKLSAKKGTTGESSAKKKQNHGSFSFLGGMQSLTNALCNELGKDELKLQSKVLELSCSCSENSPFDNWSVSYELDNKKLSCEKSFDALIVTAPLSDVKQMRITRRGSPFLLDFVPEVSYLPMSVIITTFKKESVKRPLEGFGVLIPSKEQKNGLKTLGTLFSSMMFPDRAPNDVYLYTTFVGGSRNPELAKASRDELKQIVTSDLRQLLGAEGQPAFLK comes from the exons ATGACGAACATTTCGGAACTCTGGTCTAAGTCGCGGATGCGACTCTACGACGGACAACACTCTTTAAATCGATGTACTCTAATATCCTCTCCAGAACCCAATACTCGCGTTTGTGTACTGGCCATGGCTTCCTCTGCTAAAGAAGATAAGCGAG GTTTTCCTGGTAAATGTGTTGCTGTGATTGGAGCTGGTGTTAGGTACGTCAGTGATCAGATTGTTGAATTTCGCCAATTTCTACGTTATGTGCGAAAAGTTATGTGCTCGATGAACTGGCGGAGTTGTTGTG TATTTGAGGCGGAAGGGAGAGCCGGAGGAAAATTAAGAAGTATTTCACATGATGGTTTAATATGGGATGAAGGCGCAAACACTATG ACAGAAAGTGAGGCAGCGGTTCGGTTTTTGCTTGATAATCTTGGACTCAGGGATAAGCAGCAATTT CCACTGTCGCAACAGAAGCGTTATATAGCCAAAAATGGGGTGCCTGTACTG TTACCATCAAATCCCATTGCACTTATCAGAAGCAATTTTCTTTCTGCAGGGTCAAAG CTTCAAATATTTCTGGAGCCATTCTTGTGGAAGAATAGTGATAGCTTGAAGGGGCCTGACACAGAAGAAAG TGTTGGTGCTTTCTTCCAGCGTCATTTTGGAAAAGAG GTTGTTGACTATCTTATTGATCCTTTTGTTGCTGGAACTAGCGGGGGAGATCCTGAATCTCTTTCT ATGCGCCATGTGTTTCCAGAGTTATGGAGCCTTGAGAAAAG ATTTGGCTCAATCATATCTGGTGCTATTCAGTCTAAATTATCTGCAAAAAAGGGAACCACTGGGGAATCTTCGGCAAAGAAGAAACAGAACCATGGCTCCTTTTCATTTCTGGGTGGGATGCAG TCGCTCACCAATGCACTGTGCAATGAACTTGGCAAAGATGAACTTAAGCTTCAATCTAAAGTGCTGGAATTGTCTTGTAGTTGCAGTGAGAACTCCCCATTCGATAACTGGTCAGTTTCTTATGAATTGGATAACAAAAAGCTTTCCTGCGAGAAGTCATTTGATGCATTAATAGTCACG GCCCCGCTTTCTGATGTTAAACAAATGAGGATTACCAGAAGAGGAAGCCCTTTTCTGTTAGACTTTGTTCCTGAG GTTAGTTATTTACCAATGTCTGTTATCATTACCACATTTAAGAAGGAGAGTGTCAAGCGACCACTTGAAGGTTTTGGAGTTCTCATTCCTTCTAAAGAGCAGAAAAATGGTTTGAAGACATTgg GTACCCTCTTCTCTTCGATGATGTTTCCAGATCGTGCACCCAATGATGTTTATCTCTACACAACATTTGTCGGGGGAAGTAGAAACCCAGAACTTGCCAAAGCTTCAAG GGATGAATTGAAGCAAATAGTGACTTCTGATTTGAGACAGTTATTAGGTGCAGAAGGACAACCTGCCTTTCTGAAGTAA
- the LOC105177407 gene encoding perakine reductase-like, whose amino-acid sequence MAGQNLMPRVKLGSQGLEVSKLGYGCMGLTGVYNDPLPEEDGIAIIKEAFSKGITHFDTSNIYGEEFANEYLVGKALKQLPREKIQLATKFGMSSLKPLVVKGSPDYARSCCEDSLRRLQVEYIDLYYVHRIDKTVPIEETVGELKKLVEEGKIKYIGLSEASADTIRRAHAVHPITAYQMEYSLWSRYTEEEIIPVCRELGIGIVAYSPIGRGFFGGKKVVESLPKDSFLNMHPRFTGENWERNKDLYFRVDSLAKKHGCTPAQLALAWVHHQGDDVVSIPGTTKIKNLHENIGSLNVKLTSDEVKELSDAVPTDEVAGNTLPDAMYAFTWRFANTPLPKPKDA is encoded by the exons ATGGCGGGTCAAAATCTGATGCCAAGAGTGAAGCTGGGAAGCCAGGGACTTGAG GTATCAAAGCTTGGTTATGGTTGCATGGGGCTCACTGGAGTGTACAACGATCCCCTTCCTGAGGAGGACGGGATTGCAATAATCAAAGAGGCTTTCAGCAAAGGCATTACTCATTTTGACACCTCGAATATCTACGGAGAAGAGTTTGCGAACGAGTACTTGGTGGGAAAG GCTCTGAAGCAGCTGCCGAGAGAAAAAATTCAGTTGGCAACTAAGTTTGGTATGAGTTCACTTAAGCCTCTAGTAGTCAAAGGTTCACCCGACTATGCCCGCTCTTGCTGTGAGGACAGCCTGAGGCGTCTTCAAGTGGAGTACATTGATCTCTACTACGTCCACAGAATTGACAAAACTGTACCTATTGAGGAAACA GTGGGGGAACTTAAAAAGTTGGTGGAAGAAGGTAAAATTAAGTACATTGGTCTATCTGAAGCTAGTGCAGACACTATACGAAGGGCACATGCAGTTCATCCCATAACTGCATATCAAATGGAATATTCACTTTGGTCCCGTTACACTGAGGAAGAAATCATTCCTGTTTGCag GGAACTTGGGATTGGGATAGTAGCATACAGCCCAATCGGTCGTGGGTTTTTTGGTGGCAAGAAAGTTGTGGAAAGCTTGCCTAAGGATAGTTTCTTG AATATGCACCCAAGGTTTACAGGAGAGAATTGGGAAAGGAACAAGGACTTGTATTTTCGTGTAGATTCATTGGCCAAAAAGCATGGATGTACTCCTGCTCAACTCGCACTTGCATGGGTTCATCACCAAGGAGATGACGTTGTCTCTATACCCG GAACTACGAAGATCAAGAATCTTCATGAGAATATCGGTTCTTTGAATGTCAAGCTGACTAGTGATGAGGTGAAAGAACTTTCTGATGCTGTTCCCACAGATGAAGTGGCAGGAAACACCCTCCCTGACGCTATGTATGCATTCACGTGGAGGTTTGCCAATACTCCGCTGCCAAAACCCAA AGATGCATAA
- the LOC105177408 gene encoding protoporphyrinogen oxidase, mitochondrial isoform X2, whose protein sequence is MTNISELWSKSRMRLYDGQHSLNRCTLISSPEPNTRVCVLAMASSAKEDKRGFPGKCVAVIGAGVSGLSAAYKLKLHGLNVTVFEAEGRAGGKLRSISHDGLIWDEGANTMTESEAAVRFLLDNLGLRDKQQFPLSQQKRYIAKNGVPVLLPSNPIALIRSNFLSAGSKLQIFLEPFLWKNSDSLKGPDTEESVGAFFQRHFGKEVVDYLIDPFVAGTSGGDPESLSMRHVFPELWSLEKRFGSIISGAIQSKLSAKKGTTGESSAKKKQNHGSFSFLGGMQSLTNALCNELGKDELKLQSKVLELSCSCSENSPFDNWSVSYELDNKKLSCEKSFDALIVTAPLSDVKQMRITRRGSPFLLDFVPEVSYLPMSVIITTFKKESVKRPLEGFGVLIPSKEQKNGLKTLGTLFSSMMFPDRAPNDVYLYTTFVGGSRNPELAKASRDELKQIVTSDLRQLLGAEGQPAFLNHFYWSKAFPLYGRNYDSVISAIDKIEKDLPGFFYAGNHKGGLSVGKAISTGCQAADLVISYLDSCSDSKGNT, encoded by the exons ATGACGAACATTTCGGAACTCTGGTCTAAGTCGCGGATGCGACTCTACGACGGACAACACTCTTTAAATCGATGTACTCTAATATCCTCTCCAGAACCCAATACTCGCGTTTGTGTACTGGCCATGGCTTCCTCTGCTAAAGAAGATAAGCGAG GTTTTCCTGGTAAATGTGTTGCTGTGATTGGAGCTGGTGTTAG TGGGCTATCTGCAGCGTATAAGTTGAAATTGCATGGTTTAAACGTCACAGTATTTGAGGCGGAAGGGAGAGCCGGAGGAAAATTAAGAAGTATTTCACATGATGGTTTAATATGGGATGAAGGCGCAAACACTATG ACAGAAAGTGAGGCAGCGGTTCGGTTTTTGCTTGATAATCTTGGACTCAGGGATAAGCAGCAATTT CCACTGTCGCAACAGAAGCGTTATATAGCCAAAAATGGGGTGCCTGTACTG TTACCATCAAATCCCATTGCACTTATCAGAAGCAATTTTCTTTCTGCAGGGTCAAAG CTTCAAATATTTCTGGAGCCATTCTTGTGGAAGAATAGTGATAGCTTGAAGGGGCCTGACACAGAAGAAAG TGTTGGTGCTTTCTTCCAGCGTCATTTTGGAAAAGAG GTTGTTGACTATCTTATTGATCCTTTTGTTGCTGGAACTAGCGGGGGAGATCCTGAATCTCTTTCT ATGCGCCATGTGTTTCCAGAGTTATGGAGCCTTGAGAAAAG ATTTGGCTCAATCATATCTGGTGCTATTCAGTCTAAATTATCTGCAAAAAAGGGAACCACTGGGGAATCTTCGGCAAAGAAGAAACAGAACCATGGCTCCTTTTCATTTCTGGGTGGGATGCAG TCGCTCACCAATGCACTGTGCAATGAACTTGGCAAAGATGAACTTAAGCTTCAATCTAAAGTGCTGGAATTGTCTTGTAGTTGCAGTGAGAACTCCCCATTCGATAACTGGTCAGTTTCTTATGAATTGGATAACAAAAAGCTTTCCTGCGAGAAGTCATTTGATGCATTAATAGTCACG GCCCCGCTTTCTGATGTTAAACAAATGAGGATTACCAGAAGAGGAAGCCCTTTTCTGTTAGACTTTGTTCCTGAG GTTAGTTATTTACCAATGTCTGTTATCATTACCACATTTAAGAAGGAGAGTGTCAAGCGACCACTTGAAGGTTTTGGAGTTCTCATTCCTTCTAAAGAGCAGAAAAATGGTTTGAAGACATTgg GTACCCTCTTCTCTTCGATGATGTTTCCAGATCGTGCACCCAATGATGTTTATCTCTACACAACATTTGTCGGGGGAAGTAGAAACCCAGAACTTGCCAAAGCTTCAAG GGATGAATTGAAGCAAATAGTGACTTCTGATTTGAGACAGTTATTAGGTGCAGAAGGACAACCTGCCTTTCTGAA CCACTTTTATTGGAGTAAAGCATTTCCACTGTATGGGCGTAACTATGATTCGGTCATTAGTGCTATTGACAAGATAGAAAAAGACCTTCCAGGGTTTTTTTATGCTG GTAACCACAAGGGAGGATTATCTGTTGGTAAAGCAATATCAACCGGGTGCCAAGCAGCTGATCTTGTGATCTCCTATCTGGACTCTTGTTCCGACAGTAAAGGGAACACCTAA